A portion of the Gigantopelta aegis isolate Gae_Host chromosome 10, Gae_host_genome, whole genome shotgun sequence genome contains these proteins:
- the LOC121383246 gene encoding LOW QUALITY PROTEIN: RING finger protein 37-like (The sequence of the model RefSeq protein was modified relative to this genomic sequence to represent the inferred CDS: deleted 1 base in 1 codon) yields the protein MLVDFCHWSLKTVATSSSVSSDGYDVENLVSKDFILKNKGFLAERFLKPPVSITFAFPCSINIHQVIINPVVGRQKSSALEVLTNTQKLTSSWLFGLDSTSQDRNPVQLTPVSVGRIHMKDPAVCVFRYPSFRATSPYSVDDSDFSRFQYVVEMKHRYGTALVSHLTIRITNTIESLIPGIKSVAIFGQPSHKYDKAIHEKVFYHYVNSLNLKQLPTVSKNCDTSTKDCLILVESSSDSTSKFEIPEEFVDPITCEVMALPTLLPSGKSIDHNTLEKYIENEATYGRLPNDPFTGVSFNTDSYPVPNNSLKVRIDQFLLKHCDESQVKSAPRTVGRKEDIIFVADTKLNNAQNTKANLSLCASSTKRKSKALDVSEQQVKIARVDNSSENMLAIKLQYTIPSHKHTSSCSLGNALSTTNSREDDIPSHKHSLYNALSTTNSRDDHVPSHKRMLDSSLDDAMSILQQLPSFTCTTSSASDKSDTASSRHEKVCMNCKSQISNCTMYQLACGHCVCRICLCRSTGPSDQDVDRVVKCYQCKSVCNRNDVSRIFQ from the exons CACTGGAGTTTAAAAACTGTCGCAACAAGCAGCTCTGTGTCCTCGGATGGATACGATGTTGAGAATTTAGTCTCAAAAGATTTCATTCTGAAAAATAAGGGTTTTTTGGCCGAGCGCTTTCTGAAGCCTCCAGTTAGTATCACATTTGCATTTCCTTGCTCCATCAACATCCACCAAGTTATAATCAACCCTGTTGTAGGTCGACAGAAGTCTTCAGCTCTTGAAGTGCTCACCAACACTCAAAAACTAACATCATCATGGCTTTTTGGCTTAGACAGTACAAGCCAAGACAGAAACCCGGTTCAGCTGACTCCAGTCTCTGTTGGCAGAATCCACATGAAGGATCCAGCAGTCTGTGTGTTTCGTTA TCCATCATTTCGTGCCACAAGTCCGTACAGTGTTGATGACTCTGACTTTAGCAGATTCCAGTACGTTGTTGAGATGAAGCATAGATACGGAACAGCACTTGTTAGTCATTTAACCATTAGGATTACAAATACCATTGAAAGTTTAATCCCGGGTATCAAATCGGTAGCCATTTTTGGTCAACCATCACATaaatatgataaagctatccATGAAAAGGTATTCTATCATTATGTTAATTCATTAAATCTCAAGCAGCTTCCAACAGTGTCTAAGAATTGTGATACATCAACTAAAGATTGTTTAATATTAGTGGAATCGTCATCTGATTCCACCTCAAAGTTTGAGATACCTGAAGAATTTGTGGATCCTATAACTTGTGAAGTGATGGCTCTTCCAACTCTTCTGCCTAGTGGGAAGTCCATAGATCATAATACACTGGAGAAATATATCGAAAATGAAGCAACATATGGTCGACTTCCCAATGACCCATTCACAGGAGTTTCTTTTAATACAGATAGTTACCCAGTTCCAAACAACTCtctgaaagttagaattgaccAATTTCTTCTTAAGCATTGTGATGAATCCCAAGTAAAATCTGCTCCAAGAACTGTGGGCAGAAAGGaagatataatttttgttgcaGACACCAAACTGAACAACGCTCAAAACACCAAAGCTAATCTGTCATTATGTGCTTCTTCTactaaaagaaaaagtaaagcTTTGGATGTATCTGAGCAGCAAGTTAAAATTGCAAGAGTTGACAACTCTAGTGAAAATATGTTAGCCATAAAATTACAGTACACTATTCCATCACACAAACATACGTCGAGCTGCAGTCTGGGCAATGCCTTGTCAACCACAAATTCCAGGGAGGACGATATTCCATCACATAAACATAGCCTGTACAATGCCTTGTCAACCACAAATTCCAGGGATGACCATGTTCCATCACATAAACGTATGCTGGACAGTAGTCTGGATGATGCCATGTCAATCTTACAGCAGCTACCATCCTTCACGTGTACCACGTCATCGGCGAGTGACAAAAGCGACACTGCGAGTTCTAGACATGAGAAAGTGTGTATGAATTGTAAAAGTCAGATTTCAAATTGCACTATGTACCAGTTAGCGTGTGGCCATTGTGTCTGCAGGATCTGTTTGTGTCGTAGTACTGGACCTTCCGACCAAGATGTCGATCGTGTGGTCAAGTGTTACCAGTGTAAATCGGTATGCAACAGAAATGATGTTTCTCGGATATTTCAGTGA